GATCCTCCAGTCCGCACCGCACACAAAGTACTATAAGCAGATGCAAATTCGTTGGGAGAttaaaaaaatttacatttcccTTACATCAGCCAGTGGCGTGTGACGTGTGAAAGCGCACACATATTTTGCGTTCATTGATCCGAGGGtgacatttttcaaaaaatattattacatAGTGGTGCGCATTTGCTTGGTCTTAAACCAGCGTTAGCACGCCCCCCTCGTCCTGTGTTCTTTTACCCCATGTTGTCTGTACAGAAGTTAGCTTTGGTATTTCGGTAACGCGGCGCACGATAGGAATGTATGCGATGGGTGTTAAAGATTTCGGCTCTCCATAAGCATTTTATGGGGCGAAAGCGAATGTAGGTCTGTCTTAAAAATCGATATCGAaccataaaagaaaagaacacgAGCGACGGCAGGGAAAGGAGACCTAACACGAGCAAATTTGTATGGTAATGAGCCGCACAAACTGCCACCTATTGCTCCGGGCCCTGCCGAGCTGTGGCcgatctttttattttatatttttgggtATTATTTGTCTTTTAGAttaaatacacacaaacgtgCGCGAATGCTGGGACCCCGAAGGCCCCCAGGTTTTGTAGAATTTCGCGCCCGCCGGAAAAAATATGTTACCGCCAGACGATCAGCAGATGAGATCATTGTCGGGATAGATCTTTGGCGGTGATATGGGCGTGAAAGGTGCGAGCAGTTTTGGGGGCACTGGTTTGTACGTGTGCGAGTCATCACTTCGCATCTATTTAAAAGTTATTAGTTTTATCGTGTTTTCCGCTATCGATTACCGGTGACAGCCACCGCGTTCGCATGGTCCTGCGTGGGATGGACCTTTGCCGCGTGCTTGTAGAGACAAGGTTGCATATTTTAGCGAAAGAAAAGCGTCCCGCGTTCTGAGTTAGACAGCTATTGCAAGGAATCAACGCATGGCCGTGCGGTGAAAGTGGGCCAACGGTTTTTTTGGGAGTCCACCAATGAGTTCGCGCGTATGACAgtttaacgcaaaaattgacTTCTTCGGCATGTTTTTGAAATGCACAGAAGGTGGCGTTGACAAGTTTGACAGAACTATTGAGTGACTTTAGAATTTTGTTGCTAATAACGCGGACAGTAGTTCCTTTGCTATTCGCTGTGCACCGTGGCCagcagcagtgttgccagctaCATCATTCGACGATTGCTCAATAGTCTTAGTGCACATTTAAACGCCATCTACTGTATAATTCAACAACTTTCCGAACAAGTCAATTATCTCGCTGAGCTTGTCAATATAATCCCCGAAAACCCTGTACCTAGACATTGGTGTGGATGTCCGTCACACCCTCATAGAACAGCTTTACAAACGAACAGTTGCGATCAGGGTGACTATTAAATGTCAGCCTATGTAATCAATCGCTGCTAAGCATTGTTAGTAGCTGTCAAACTTTAAACGGAGCAAACTGTCAGCACAGATAAACGATGCTAGGTACGAATCGAAACCAAATGATCCGTCAAAATCCTTCAAGCAAAGCTGTCAAGTGCAATTCTCAACCTGCTCCCCCTCTCCTCATTGGGTGAAGCCCGTGCTTGGGCATTTCCTCGTTCTtgctttttgttctgttttgtttgcttatctGTCTGCTCCCTTTGCCGCCCAAAGCCTACAAGCTTCTCGGTAACCGGACCCGATACCTGGCGCGCTCGGGCAGCCAAAGCAAACGCCAAAACCGGGCACATTAAAAATGCTGAAAACCGATGGCAGTGGTTGTcaatagtgtgtgtgtgtgtgagttctttttttttaaaccagtTCCATGCCAATAGCACCGCTGTCAGCGTCATCACATTTGTGGGCCCCCAGGTATTCACATGGAAATGTCACACGGGGCCGGACCGTGTGTTTTTAGAAGCGTTGGGACGCCTTTCATGCGGGAAGAGGGAGCTATCCGACCAGATCCTGATCCTGTTTTCGTGCTGCGTGCCGCGGATCCCTGCTCTGCTTCCACTATCCCGAGCGCGATCTTATCCCATTGCCGGCCGGCCGGTCAAGCTTTACGCTTTCTCATTCATATGTAGTCTGTAGACTGATCTTGTAGCATTCGTCAACCTCCTCTCTCTTTACACCCACGCACCCTGTCCCTTTGGTGATTATTGGATCGTAAATGTTAAGGGTACTAAAAGCCATTAGACGACCTCCAGATCGCGTTGCCAAAATGATCGTAACGGCCCTCTTCCTCCCGGGTCGCATGATGATGACACCCGCTCCATTCCGGCCAAAACTGGACCACCACTCGCGGGTGAAGACAAATAAtcatttaacatttaaattacCGATCGGACCGGGTGGTAGTGTCTGCCCCATCCCGGTGTTACAGTGCTTCATGATTGTTTTTACACACTTCTGCACACGCACAACGGTACGCAAATGGACATGACATATTGGATTTGATTGTTGTCGTTATTAAGGCACATTTGACAGTAAATGAAGCTTGGAGGATTGATTTCGTGTCCCCCGTTCGGCGAGCGTTTCTCTGCTTTTGCGTGAAAGATCACATAATTAGCATAAATCGTGATCGCTTCCCGGCACGCAAATCCCACCTGGACGCTGTGCCGCACGGGAGGGTGACTTTATAATctaatattataataatacCCCGAGAGCTGAACGCCTCGACCGTTGGGAGACAAATGGGGTTTTTGTCGCGTGTGTGTATCTCTTCCTGCTCATTGCAGCCGGGACGTCTCCGCGGAGGAGCCACGGATCCTACACGCTAAGCAAGATTGATACACAAAATGACCTTGATATTTAGGTTACCGACCTTTCAGGAATTTACGATCCTGCTCCAATCCGCTCGATGTGAGCAAACAGTGGAGCGCGTCACTTCATTGGTTCCCGTATTTTTTCGGAGCCACAGTCCCGGTGGCTGAACTTTATCGAACGCTGATTGACAGAACCGGGGTGCGGCTGATCCTTACCAAATCAAACCCCCAAATCAAAGGAGACATCGCTTACGAACCAATGCATTGTCCTTAACATTTACGTACAATGCGATTATTGATCGATGTCAGGGTGGCTGACATATACAATAGTGCCTCAGTTTGTTTATATCGTGCCGTACTTCTTAGCCGTCGTCAAGAATCCGCTTCCAACAGAACCACCTGATGCGAGATTGGACATGCTTCCACCGTCCTTTTCGTACGTTCTTAAGCGTTGCCCTTGTCCGGCTCTGTTCTGGCAACGCTTTGCGGTAGGTGAGGAAGTTGGAAGCTCGGCGACAAGTTGTCAGCAGCACGAAGGGATTGACATTTGCGCTATTGATTAATTGTTGCATTAATTGGCACGACCGTACCGTAACAATCCGGACCGAAAATGGAGCGCCAAGTGCGTTGCTCCAGATATCGCATGTCGGTGGAAGTCCCCATCCGCGGACGACAATCCTGTTCTCAGGATTCCTTTCGAATTCTGGCCCCGAACGTGAACATCCCCAGGTCGGGGGCTCTGATGGATGTACGAGTGGCGTTGCTTCTGATAATTCCCTAAATTAGCTGAGGATTTTGAATCCCTCCCAGCATTTAgcgaaaacaatttttaatgtgCTATGGAACAGTTTTTCTTAATAGCATTCCAAACATGGGTATCGTATACATTAAGAAGAAATACATTCTATTTGTCACTTGGACAGCGAGGAGCTAATGAATTTCGTGCTCATTAGCTCGAAGCCCCCTCAAACCTCAACGGAACCGCCATTGGTGTTCcgttaatttttttcaccgtTGTAAGGCTCCGTTTGTGTTTGAACGTTTCGGCTCCCACATTCACGCGACGCCATGATTTACGAGGCCGAACGAAAAGTGATATCTTGAGGAATTCTCTGATTAATTTAAGAAtgtcaacaacagcaaacaccaAAACGGTCTCTGTAGATATAGACCAAGGGGGAAAACACaaaatcttgcaaaaactCCTCCAAAACTCCCAAACAAATGACAGCCCCGATAGGCCATGCAAACATGCAGGAgttcgttggttttttttgtgggtcgCTGCTTTGCTGGGAAAAGAAATCGTTCTTCTCCCGGGCGACAGTAAATCCACCGAAAGATGGCAGCTACTCTCGCGCGGCTCCGTACGAACAGCTGGCTCAGCACACGCTGTTGTCCACTATATCACACATTCCCTCATTTCCTGGGTCGAGCCTGATAAGCGCTGTCAGTGTGTTTTGGCGACGAGCGAACATCTCTTCGCCCCAGCGGACACTTCCGCGCCACGATCCTTTGGTCTTCGTGTGACTCCGGCCGGGTCGACCTCCATTTGGTTGGCTGCGGCCTCTGGACCATTCGTGCGTCGCCGTATCGGACGTATATATGGTGGTGATATCGTAATCACagtattatgcaaaaaacttgCCGCTCTCCACTCCCCCACTTCCGGGGGGGTTGTAGCTGGAACGGGAGGCAGCAAAATCATTTGCGTTGGCACCACGATTCAGTCCGGGCTCAGTACGTGCCGTGGCAGCGTACACATCTTCCCGACTTTCTTTGCCCagtttctgctttttttctgaatccgaaaaagagaaagaatctTCGCAGGAGATTAaccgcgcgcgtgtgtgtgtgtgtctgtggttttttcttcccgGGAGAACGGGATCACCAACAGAAAATtgaagatttatttaaattgtggcttaatttatttgttcgtCCAAGTGGCTAGGGTGGTTCGGGTTTCTTCATTCGCTTCAAACCCCATCATGTGCGCCATGTTGGGCGGAACGGGGTTTTTGGGCAAATTAATCATTCCACCGCTGATGGCAGCAATAACGCTGCTCGGAACGCATCAACCTAACGGCATCGGGCCGGTAATGGCCACCGACGCAAACAACCCGCCGGCACCGGACGATGGTAAAGTTCTGATTCATATTCGGCAGGTGCACGACACCACGCAAGCATCTGGCGCCGGTCACACAATCAACAAAAGACACTAATTGAATATGTCACGTGTGTTTGCATGCGCGGTTTTGTGACTGCTGGGATTAAAGTGGCAATGAACTGTCTGGAGCACACGGTAACGTCCGGGACATTCGACCAGTACTACGCGCTGGAGGACATCGGGAACGAACCGTCCGGCAGCTATCTGCTGAACGTAAGCTTCACGGTGGAGGTGCGCAACCGGCAGGAGGAGCTGGCGATCCTGCTCTCCGGCCAGAACCGCTCGTACCAGCATCCGGACTTTGCCCGCACCTACGAGATGCGGCTGACGAACGTCTACACGGTGGTGTACCGGGAGACGCTCAAAATGCAGGCGTACCACAGCCCGACGGACAAACTCTTCCCGGCGGATCGCTTCCGGCTGCGGTTTCTGCTCAGCCGGGACGGTAACCTGACCGTGCTGGTGAATGACAACGCCCGGCGCCCGCTGCTGGCGGTCGTAGACGCACGGCAGGCGCTCGAGGTGCAGTACGCGAGCTTTTCGTCGCGCATGAACGCCTACCCGGTCCGGTTCCTGCTCGGCTGCGGGTTGCCACAGTACAGAGCGATCGAGGTGATTGCCGAGCCGGCAGGATCACCCACCAACCAGCCGTTAACCGACGGTTCCTGTCCCGTCTGCCCGAAGCAGCGCTGCGAGGTGGTCGTAAAGGCGTGCGCGGACAGCAGCAAGGATCAGAACGGTGCCGGCGGCAACGGGGAGCTCGAGCAGCAAAAGTACTACTTCTACTTCAACCTCTACCTGATGAAGAACAGGACCAAGTCGAATGTACTCGCCGGCACCAGTGCACGCAAACCATCCGACGGGCTgtaaaggggggggggggggggggggggtcaagCAGTCAATATCGCTAATGTCTcagtaaataaagaaagaaaaacaacctcATGCGATAGTGTGATGACTGCCTCTCCCGATCGCCAGTATGATCGCTAGGTGTCATCGAACACACACCATTCCTACCCCCATAACGCGACAGTGTGTATCTCGCTGCGTTTACATGCGGGGCTTGATAATTTGACGGCAATTCTGCTAAAAGGTCCTACCGTCCAAACTCGTCAAAAAACGAACGACCCGAAAATGTCATGCCCGCGGCGTAGGTCAAGTTCGGACGGGCATGTGTGGATTGAAGACGGATTCGGCCGAGCGGGTGCTTAATAATGTCCGCCAAAACCCGATGAAACATCTTCATATCTCTCTGTCCTTAAACCGGCTATGGAGGGAAGggtaaggggggggggggggggaatgggGGTTGGGTTTTGTCGTTGTAATTGTTCACCGATCGCGGGGTGGCTTTCGCCCTTCTTACGCAGAAGAAGTGTTCATCCTGGGACGTGTGGTGCCATAAAagtcacacatacacacacacacacgccacggTAGGCTGGTGGGCGCCGAGAGGGTGTAAATGGGCCGCTACATTATTTATGGACGTCTGGTGTACTAAGCCGCcatggcttttttttaaccCTAGCCGTTATGACTTTACAAAACATGTGCAAAATTAAACGCAAAGAAGGGACTGGGCCACACAATGTCCTGCCACCCAAGACTCCTGCCGCCTTGTCCCTGTCGGttatgggggggggggcgacggggttgttgtttttttcctgcttgctCCGCACCTACAGTGATGGGCGAAAGGTTAAGCCCATGCCCTATGGTGTGGGCATCAGTTTTACGGCCCGGGCAAATGGTCCATCCGTTCGCCGGTCTGCAGGATAAGGAGGCTTTGCAAGATCCGGGGCGATCGAGGACGATCCGAAatgtcaaacaaaacaagacgaaTATTATGTATCGTTAAATGCCTGGGAACTTGCATTGTATCGCGTTACGTCGGCAGCGGTACACGATCGGACAATAGCGATCGGTGCGTTATCTCCGCAACCAGGCGGTCCCGATAGTGCGTACATCAATAAAGATGTAGTTGTATGCACGTTCCCCATCGTACGACTGTCACTGCGACACGATGTCCGGTGTTGTTTGGTTGCAAATTGTATCACGCAACGAACATCGCCTCACTTTTGTCGCACACTGTACAGTGTCTCGCGACTCGCTGCCGCTCTCAACGCTCCTGCGTTTTGCGATATATTACTTAACGCGGTGTTAATGTCGAGGATGCGATCTGCCTTTTTCCCAACCCGGCCCGGCCTGGCGGACATCCTTCCGCGACCGGGCCCCGGTACAAACATCCGCAACCGATCTCCTTTTCGCTCTTGCCACCTTTTCTTATCTATGGACGGCTATggcgacaaaacaaaagattCGTTACACCCTTAACAGGGGGAGGTCAGGAGGTTAGCTCGGGTGAGGGGATCGGGGTAAAGGGCCTCAGGGAGTTTACAAAGTAAGTCCGCAAAGAGTGAACGCCACTGCCAATTCCGCATCGAGGGTCTCCGCTGCCAAAAGGGCAGTGGCGACAGTGGCGTAGAATCTTCATGCATCttcagtaataaaaaaaaatcccaccctCCCCCAATCCCTCCCTCCTCCCTTCTCCCATCCCCCTCTCTCTATAATAGCTTTTTAACCTTTAAGCGAAACCCCGCTCGATTACTGTGGCGAACCGGACAAAAGGTCAATTTGACATGTCGCGCTATGGTTTTGGCGGGTTTTGCCCTCTGTGTCCTTCCcatcccctccccccacccctccCTTTTCTCATCCCCTCCTTCCCATATCTCCTCCCAGAGGTGGAGGATGCAGGATGAAAAATAGGACCAACGATGTGATGCGCTTGTCAGCATCGGTCATCTTCGATAATCTGCCCGCCGGTTGGGTTGGGTGGGTTACC
This window of the Anopheles moucheti chromosome X, idAnoMoucSN_F20_07, whole genome shotgun sequence genome carries:
- the LOC128307312 gene encoding uncharacterized protein LOC128307312, yielding MLGGTGFLGKLIIPPLMAAITLLGTHQPNGIGPVMATDANNPPAPDDVAMNCLEHTVTSGTFDQYYALEDIGNEPSGSYLLNVSFTVEVRNRQEELAILLSGQNRSYQHPDFARTYEMRLTNVYTVVYRETLKMQAYHSPTDKLFPADRFRLRFLLSRDGNLTVLVNDNARRPLLAVVDARQALEVQYASFSSRMNAYPVRFLLGCGLPQYRAIEVIAEPAGSPTNQPLTDGSCPVCPKQRCEVVVKACADSSKDQNGAGGNGELEQQKYYFYFNLYLMKNRTKSNVLAGTSARKPSDGL